The following proteins are encoded in a genomic region of Heliangelus exortis chromosome 7, bHelExo1.hap1, whole genome shotgun sequence:
- the CLRN3 gene encoding clarin-3: MPTRNKKAMFASAFLTCACSFVLLCLVLGTQQWVSSFVEFSGVNSVRVKLSYGLFQGTCGQLVEGGLEFSEQPFQVAENLSSPRTRSTNTAIIVMLVLSLLSSLLSSGVTCTNAVSNPYQTFLGPIGVYTWNSLCGILVLVAMILFPVNIEAHELSVELAQRCSSLQTHVGSQHSYGYSYWIMLLIILLNIASIVITYFYDHAKYYEKKQQERPIEVAPKDVILF; the protein is encoded by the exons ATGCCAACCAGGAATAAAAAAGCCATGTTTGCCTCTGCCTTTCTGACCTGTGCCTGCTCCTTcgtgctgctctgcctggtgctggggacccAGCAGTGGGTGAGCAGCTTCGTGGAGTTCTCCGGTGTCAACTCGGTCAGGGTGAAGCTCAGCTATGGGCTCTTCCAAGGGACCTGTGGGCAGCTGGTGGAAGGAGGGCTGGAGTTTTCCGAGCAGCCTTTCCAAG TTGCAGAAAacctgagcagccccaggacGAGGAGCACCAACACAGCCATCATTGTGATGCTGGTGCTCAGCTTGCTGAgctccctcctcagctctgggGTTACCTGCACCAATGCTGTCAGCAACCCCTACCAGACATTCCTGGGACCCATCGGGGTCTACACCTGGAATTCCTTATGTG GGATCCTGGTACTTGTAGCCATGATACTTTTCCCTGTGAACATAGAAGCCCACGAGCTCTCTGTAGAACTGGCCCAGAGATGCTCCTCTCTGCAGACACACGTGGGCTCTCAGCATTCCTATGGATATTCCTACTGGATCATGCTGCTCATCATCTTGCTGAACATTGCTTCTATTGTCATCACATACTTCTATGACCACGCAAAATATtatgaaaagaaacagcaggaaagacCCATTGAAGTTGCACCAAAAGATGTGATTCTGTTTTAA